In Cicer arietinum cultivar CDC Frontier isolate Library 1 chromosome 1, Cicar.CDCFrontier_v2.0, whole genome shotgun sequence, one DNA window encodes the following:
- the LOC101507443 gene encoding probable serine/threonine-protein kinase PBL9, with amino-acid sequence MGVCLSAQIKAESPYNTGLNSKSAGSIGNDLSSTNNSKDSAVSVPQTPRSEGEILQSSNLKSYTLAELKAATRNFRPDSVLGEGGFGSVFKGWIDENSLAATKPGTGIVIAVKRLNQDGCQGHREWLAEVNYLGQFSHPHLVRLIGYCLEDEHRLLAYEFMPRGSLENHLFRRGSYFQPLSWSLRLKVALDAAKGLAFLHSAETKVIYRDFKTSNILLDSDYKAKLSDFGLAKDGPTGDKSHVSTRVMGTYGYAAPEYLATGHLTTKSDVYSFGVVLLEMLSGKRSVDKNRPSGQHNLVEWAKPYLANKRKIFSVLDSRLEGQYSTDEAYKIATLALRCLSTESKFRPNMDEVVITLEQLKVPNLNAGSQKRARRKSADDVSHARRKSVDGVNRPKIPTTYPRPSASPLYA; translated from the exons ATGGGAGTTTGTTTGAGTGCTCAAATTAAAGCTGAAAGTCCTTATAACACTG GGTTAAATTCAAAGAGTGCAGGTTCAATTGGAAATGATCTGAGCAGCACAAACAACAGTAAGGATTCAGCTGTATCAGTGCCTCAGACTCCTCGAAGCGAGGGCGAGATCTTGCAGTCATCCAATTTAAAGAGTTATACCTTAGCAGAACTTAAGGCAGCAACTAGAAATTTTCGTCCCGATAGTGTGTTGGGAGAAGGTGGTTTTGGATCAGTTTTTAAGGGTTGGATTGATGAGAATTCATTGGCTGCTACCAAACCTGGCACTGGTATTGTTATTGCTGTTAAAAGACTTAATCAAGATGGTTGCCAAGGTCACAGGGAGTGGTTG GCTGAAGTCAACTATCTTGGACAGTTTTCTCATCCTCATTTAGTGAGATTGATCGGTTATTGCCTTGAAGATGAACACCGACTTCTCGCTTATGAGTTTATGCCTCGTGGAAGCTTGGAGAATCACTTGTTCAGGA GAGGTTCATATTTTCAACCTCTTTCTTGGAGTCTCCGTCTAAAGGTTGCTCTTGATGCTGCCAAAGGGCTTGCATTTCTGCACAGTGCTGAAACAAAAGTGATATATAGAGATTTTAAGACTTCAAATATCTTGTTGGATTCT GATTATAAAGCAAAGCTTTCTGATTTCGGGTTGGCAAAGGATGGTCCAACAGGTGACAAAAGCCATGTCTCCACCAGGGTAATGGGAACTTATGGATATGCAGCTCCTGAATATCTAGCAACAG GTCATCTAACTACTAAGAGCGATGTCTATAGTTTTGGAGTTGTCCTGCTCGAAATGTTGTCCGGTAAGAGGTCAGTTGACAAGAATAGGCCATCTGGACAACACAACTTGGTGGAATGGGCTAAACCATATCTAGCTAACAAACGTAAGATTTTCAGCGTGTTAGACAGCCGGCTCGAAGGGCAATATTCAACCGATGAGGCCTACAAGATAGCCACCCTTGCTTTGCGATGCTTATCAACAGAATCCAAGTTCAGGCCCAACATGGATGAAGTTGTTATAACTTTGGAGCAGCTGAAAGTTCCTAATCTGAATGCAGGCAGTCAAAAGCGTGCTCGGAGAAAAAGTGCTGATGATGTTAGCCATGCTCGGAGAAAAAGTGTTGATGGTGTTAACCGTCCGAAGATTCCCACAACGTATCCCCGTCCCTCGGCATCTCCTCTCTATGCTTGA